From the genome of Ooceraea biroi isolate clonal line C1 chromosome 10, Obir_v5.4, whole genome shotgun sequence:
CTAGAGGAATTTTCCTATAATTTATGTCTGCatcatttttttgtaaaataaatagtttcGGCGTACGAACGTCGCAAAGTTTACTTCACACGTGTATTGGCGGAAAATACTCATTTCCACGCCATGAGGTAGAGTATGTAGTGCGTTTTTTTTCCTTACCTGTGGTATCTccaataggcctaatccacattatataacatatagcATATAACATAACTTATTAACACATGTACCATATAACGCGTAGTAGAATATTTCTCACCAGTGCACGTGTGAAGTAAACTTTGCGACGTTCGTACGCCgaaactatttattttacaaaaaaatgatGCAGACATAAATTATAGGAAAATTCCTCTAGTTTAATTTCTTACATAACTATTTTCATCGTAAAATGAGCCGGAAAGGAGATATTGTCGAAAAACCGTTTCTGGGCGCCATTTTTCCAATATGGCGGCGCAAGCGGCAAAGATACGAGGTCGCAAagtgaaaattcgaaaagagcACCTCGAAATCTATAAAAATGCCAAATATCAAAACTCCCGGAAAACTTTCCAGGTAACCCCCTTTTTTAGCACCAAATGACTGTActaacaagtaaacctacggaagtgtcactctccggtttttctgaaatttggatatgttataatacatgaaaaactaagggacacgtatttttttttagcggcggaaaaacatatttagggggtgaaacgaccccccaaaatggggggtaaaatggaaaaattgcgatatctttgagaccagtgaagcgattttaatgatttttggtatgaaagtatctttcgatagaagacgaaaatcggcctaggtatgttggaaggggaatgaaaattagggggtgaactacctctaaagtgaccaatttcttgctgcaaaaaatcagttttgatctgatcgaagtaaaatctattaaaacttcaagaggaaagctaattaaggaacacgtattttttgttttgttttatataaatatttggggggtaaacaatccctaaattgccgcgttcgtttggcattgcgcatgaaacaccttgtgaaactatattttttaactgttcgatctttttaatatattggttttttaagtcgctgaatccgaatctgaaatcagattttcaaaattcaatatggcgaatccaatatggcggacgaaaactcgaaaaattacttgaatagacagtgactcgacatgcgactttcaaaatacaataaaatcaacttttgacatttattgttagttatgtgaagtgaattaaacatgttaaaaatattaattgtttataacaaaattgtttaaacaatgtagctaaaaaatgaaatgaaaaatgattagagtgaatccccttgcctctcactatttTCTGTAAGGGGACTCACAAGGAGCCTGCGAGCGGTTTGTTCGAGCGATCGAAATCTTATCGTTTGCAACAACGATAAGGTGTACTTCTTACACTTTTTACACCTGAAAAGTACTTACgtacttttataaaatacttaacagagagagacagagaaagagtaCGTTATCCTACATATGTATCGATCTTTGTTTTGTGCGCGATTGTTGGTAACCTCTAAGCTCACAGTGACGACACACCACCACGCGAGACACGAGACAAGAGGACGTTCCTATGTGCACTACCAGTGCTGTAAATCTACAGTGCACGTAACGTGAACTATAGATCTTCAGTTGGCAGGAATATCGGAAGACAGCCATGGCGGcgtccccccccccctgggGCACCTGAGTGCGCCGTTGCTGTGTCGTGTCGCATGTGATTCGAATCCGTCAGCGGGACTTATCGATGATATTTTCATCCTCTTTGTTTCGCGGTCTATGTTACGTGGTGCGAATCGCTGCAATAGACGTCGATAATGTAACGGGGAAAACCTGATTCCGCAGCAATGTCCAAATTCAACGGATTGTCCTTTCTTTGCTGTTTGTCGGCTATTATCGCCTCGCTCCCAGTACGTACATTGCATGTTTAAATGCGCTTACTTCCCCAACTGCGTCGATATTTCATACATCGTCATTCTTTATTCTCGTAATATTGCCATCTCAATTCATTTGCTCGGGAGTAACGCATGTGTCACCGAGTCATTGAAAACAAATCCTGCTCGTGTCAAAAATTCTACTCGTGCTCGTTACGTCCTCCTCTCAGAGTCAATAAACCAAACTTTGGGTATGGAATTGAAACAGTTGTTTGTTTATTTCAGGCTCCGACATCTTCAGCCTCTTACTGCGAAGTACCTGAATCTAATATAAGTTTTGTATATAACTTGACGAAGTTATGGTCAGATGAACGGgacattattattaagcaTGCTGATGAAACGATACGTATGCAGTTATGTACCTCGCTGAAAAAGAAATGCAACAATCGAGACGGATACGCGATATGCCTGATGAGAAACGATACGGAGAAAGGAATAGGTAACGTTATCGCTCTTTAATGCTTTGTCTATTACTTTGCTGTGACGTTAACGGGGATGAATTTTCTTTGTTGAAACAGGCAAGTTTCCTccaaagataaataatacacCTGGAaagatatcatttatttttacggGTGATAATTGCACGCCTGAAACCAAATATACAGTACAAATCATTATGCAGTGTGATTACAATGTGGAAGATAACTCGCACCCTGAACTATTTCCACACGTAAGTAAGTAACTTTCTCTCTGCATTTATCGGAACAGCCAGTGGTGCTATGtgtgtgataaaaatatttccagaGGGATGAACAATGTAACTTATTTATGATATGGAGGACAGCCTTCGCTTGCGCACCCAGAACTAGAACAAATTGTACGGTTACCTATAACGATTTGCATTTTGACTTGAGTCCCTTGACGAGATCTTCGGAGAATTATGCGATTCGAATGGGCACTGACGCAAAGTCACCCAAGATAATGCTAAACGTCTGCCAGTCTGTAATACGTCACGGTGCTGTATGTCCAATTAAGTCGGGCGCTTGTTTGGATGATCCTCAAAGATCTAACAGGTACCTGCACCTGCAGATGAACATTTCttaacgataacgataaacGTTGTTACTTGAACTAGTCTTTTTCGCCAGTTTTTATTTCTGTCCACTTTACCTTGCTTCAGATACTCGAGTTTAGGAGAGGTGCGGAAACCTCCTTTCTTTCGGAATGGAAGCTTACAAATCGAGTACCAGGATGGAGCACTGTGCacagaaaatattacaacgcCACATGTTAAAACGACTATTATGTTTATATGTGATGTAGAAGCTACGGTATAACGCTAGATAGTAACACAATATCgctacatatacagggtgtaacaaaagtctggaaacggtcgaatatttcataaactatgcattttagaaagaaatgtttcagacaaaagtggtttggttcgaagaggcacataagatggtgtcattggtttgaccttgagtgaacatGCCAAAGTCAGAAAGAgctcaactttgtttttttaaattgaacaccctatttattattgcatatccttgtagcttacctcaagagctttccaaaacactatatgaaagtattttttcgctcattactctgagttatgaggcttgaaagttagtaccgccggcattagcattacccaaggtgtaccgcatggaggttgcacggtcggatttacacctcgtgtgcgtgcgtgcgtgcgtgtgtgtgtgtgtgtgcgatCTTATCTCGGCAGAGATGagacgaaatgttttaaataatttttatctacgaCTAGGCCACTGTCAAGCAGCAGACGGAGGTCAACTTGAACACTTACTCAACTAAAcgaaacgcacgcacgcacaacaAATACACGTCACGGCagggagggtttggagtcttgaAATACCGGAGCAGTGACGAGCCCCGGAGTCCTGATCCCtgccgtgcacacacacacgcacgcgcacacgaggtgtaaatccgaccgtgcaacctccatgcggtacaccttgggtaatgctaatgccggcggtactaataactttcaagcctcataactcacagagtaatgagcgaaaaaatactttcatatagtgttttggaaagctcttgaggtaagctacgaggatatgcaataataaatagtgttcaatttaaaaaaacaaagttgaactctTTCTGACTTTGGCatgttcactcaaggtcaaaccaatgacaccatcttatgtgcctcttcgaaccaaaccacttttgtctgaaacatttctttctaaaatgcatagtttatgaaatattcgaccgtttccagacttttgttACACCCTGTATGCCAAAACTAAGCTATACACTGCGTGTATAAAAcgtgtataaatatgtatttgtacACGTATTTTATACGCGTATTTATGCTtgtgaaaagaaagagagcgagagagaaaaaacgtGCAAACGAGACCTAAACATATTTCTAagaaatatacattaaaatattgcattgcTAGGAAAGTATTCCAGAATATATTGGAGGGAGAGAAGATTGCCATTATTACTTGGTATGGTACACCGCTGCGGCGTGCAGTATCGAGTCCCTACGTAGTTACAGCTCGAAAACAGCAGGCAGATGCACCGTTACGAATCCAGTTACGAATTTCACGTAAGAACAATTTGATTTCTCGCTGTTGCGCGTAATCAATGCTCGCAGTAATTTCGCTCATAATTTCGCCATGCGTCTTGTGATGTACAGGTACAACTTGCAGTCATTGATGAACGAAACCTCTGCGGTCACAAATAAAAACGGCATGCAGTACAAATTGAAAGTGTGCGGCGCGCTTACGGACAACGCGTGCAAAACTAACGCAGGTGTTGTACTTTATGAGGCTTTTAGCAAAACTGTATCATTGATTGTTCAATCGCTCTAAATATTATTCGTTATCGTTGCAGGAGTATGCAATCCGAGAAATGGTACCTCGTTAGGCCAGGCTAATACAAATCTGAAATGGCAGCAGGGTGGCCCCTATCTAAATTATACCAACGGGGATTTATGCGGGAACGGGATGCGCCGCTATACAATTATCGCGTTTTTCTGCGGGCCAGAAGGATCGGCCAGTTTCCCAGTGCTTATGGAGGAGCGTCCTTGTCAGACCGTCATACACTGGAATACGGACCTAGTTTGCGAGAAACGAGTAAGAGCCAAGCATCGTTACTTTAATGTggcttattttattttattaaaatgtaataacaaaaacGCTGTGTATTactaattgataaaatatttaagtgaCATTAAGGTGCGCTGTTTTATGTAAGAGACATTAAAGTATCTTCTTCCTGCTCCAGATTAAATGCGCTACTGATAATGACGATGAGATTAATCTAACTCCTCTCATAAAATCTACAAATAATTACGTTGTAAGAGCGAATGACGTTGAATTTCACATAAATGTGTGCCGACCGTTAGTTCTCACTCAAGGCCTTACGTGTGCACATGGCAGTGCTGCCTGTAAAGTTTCGGTAACGTCTCAGAACGAATATATCAACGAAGTCGTAAGTATTACACGATCATACATGAGatacatacagggtgtttcctctaactgtagcacttagaatatctctgcttcctttgatgatacgaaaaaagtcaaaggacgaaaattgttcgattcaaagagactagtgctctggtaagaaaattatttttttaatgtgacctttcacaagatatcaaggtcatgaacatttttttaaacgagatggtatattttccttaacgaaatgatgtagcttgtaaaaaacaaattcaaccatacagaatatgttgaccttcaaatgactttgaaccacacaaatcacgtttaggaaaagagactctatttattgtatgtataactacaaagatataccttttttacagacgttcgaaatgatcaccgtttacttccatacactttcgaattcgatgaataaacgattgttttacgtttttcagagattccggagtaattgcggtgcacgcacgctgaattctttctcgcatatcttcaggtgttgtcggaatatcgcgataaacttcattttttaggtgtccccaaagaaaaaaatcaagaggcgtaagatctggtgatcgagccggccaagaaattcttccaccacgtccaatccagcgatcaggaaatgattcgttgagtatgttccgttcaaatgaaggtcaacatattctgtatggttgaatttgtttttttacaagctacatcatttcgttaaggaaaatatattatctcatttaaaaaaatgttcatgaccttgatatcttgtgaaaggtcacattaaaaaaaaataattttcttaccagagtactagtctctttgaatcgaacaattttcgtcttttgacttttttcgtatcatcaaaggaagcagagatagtctaagtgctacagttagaggaaacaccctgtatatcgcaACTGAGAAGTTATGAGGTGTTTTGgcgcatttaatttaattaaaataatttgacaGAGCTTGGGATTTCCCGAGGAGAGCCCCACGCTAAATAAGGATCTTCGAACGGTGTTACGTTACGTCAATGGATCGCAGTGCCCGGAGGATCCAACTAGATTGATATCTTCAAATTTTACGTTTGTTTGTGCTAATAACAATCAGGTAACGATGTTTCTCGATCGAGACGATTTAAAGGGCCACCTCATTTCAATTATTCTGAACACTCGACAATCAGCGGTTGAACAATTACAAAAAGTCGATCGCATTGGTACCTTAATCAATGCAATcgaattttatcaataaaatcgaATCCACGTTAAAGATCTAACGGCGAGATTAAAACTATACTTATATCCGTGCCGTGAGTGCCCATGTGTCAACGCGTTGCTAATAATACGTTTGTGCTTTTCAGGGACTTCCGGTGTACAAGCACTATGTTAATTGCACTTATGTGTTTGAATGGAATACTAGTATAGCGTGTGGAGCCGTAATTGGAGATTGGTCATCACCGTGCACCATAAAGGATAGTTTCCGTTCTTACGAGTACGATCTTTCTTTGCTGTATAAAGAGCAACAGGTACATTACGTgagtacaaaatatatatatcttagaAAACAGATAATCGTGTAGCATTTATATCGtctcatttgcaataacagtattatgcatatacatatacagggtgtttcctaagtaagtagacaaacttaaggaggatattccttagcttattttaagaagaaaaggtcatataaacatatgtcctaaactgctttgttttccaaaaaaaagtacatcactgttttcgttcacttttcgtttattatagaacagtttgtgttattgcaaatgaaacaaatgaaaaacaatagtaaccaaaaagaaaaattataacgaaaaagaaaatagtaactaaaaagaaaaataataacatcacagtaactgctgaaaatgtccacctgcagccatgatacacgcctcgactctcctttccattgattgacgtacacgctcaaaaatacctggagtgttacgtattctttcacgtccatctattatgcgatttctgagatcttcttcattttgaataggtgtagcgtaaactaaagatttaagctgtccccatagaaaaaaatctactggatttaagtctggggatcttgcaggccataaatggtttggtctttgagtacctcgaccgatccatcgattggcaaacttcctgttcaaaaattgacgaactGCTAAGCTAAAGTGGGGTGGAGCGCCATCATGCATAAACCACATTCTATTTCTGAGCATGAGTGGAATATCTTCCAAAGGTAGCTCATCTTCAAAAAAATGTAGATACGAAGCACCGTTAAGTCTCAAGGGAAGAAAGACAGGACCAATCAAAAACTCACCAATAATTCCCACCCAtacattaaatgcaaattgaacCTGAAAGTGAGATTCTAATATTGCATGTGGGTTTTCATCACACCAAAGATGGTTATTATGGAAATTTACGATAGCGTTTCTCGAGAAATTAGccaccatccccactccatccccaccgctgttgactcgtactgcaaaagcacgctatccgaaaagtgaacgaaaacagtgatgtactttttttggaaaacaaagcagtttaggacatatgtttatatgaccttttcttcttaaaataagccaaggaatatcctccttaagtttgtctacttacttaggaaacaccctgtatatgtatgtatatgtatatactgtatatacatgtgtgtctAAAATTACAGGTGAAAAACAAACAAGGCAAATATGGCATAAATATTTGCGGTGGAGAAAACTATTGCACCGGCTCCGCCGTGTGTCACGAGGGCAACGGCTACGGATCGCTGGGGAGTGTAATTTTCGATTACAGTCGGCACGACGTAAAGCTTAAATATTCGAATGGcagtaaatgtaataatagtaaGTGAGATGCTTGcgttttattaacatatttacaCAGTTTGTTcgcttatttaatatataaaagttatatctCGCTCCCAACAGATTCCTACACGTCCGAAGTAAGATTTATCTGTAATGAATCCATCGGCATTGGCGCACCCAGGCTGTTATTGGTAAGTGAAAGTCATTtagaatttcattaaatacaCAGTACCCCTCGGTGATACACAATACCAAGGAAATTTCGAAGACAAGATGCACCTTGAGGAACTTCGAAAAAGTGAAAATCTTGGTCTTGCTCAAAATAACATTtactttgattttttttaacttgcaaatttttcaacatttaACATCCTtacaataaatgttaaatatcttctgtacgcacacatacatacacgcgaTATGCATCATATACGATacgtaacatatatatagagtGAATCACGTATATCCTAAATTCGTGTTTATCAGGTACTGTTGTTAGTAATTTAAGTTATACGGCATGCCCACGATTATTATATGCGTTAATATCCAACAGCAGATCTTTTGGCTACTTAGAGATCGACTTTTTGCCAAATAAGAATATTTCAGCAACTACTCTCGcgggattaataataatttttgggAGAAAGGGCAATCCTAATTTGGCCAAAACAATCTACTGATAAGTGTTGAAGTAAATCAAAGATAgaacattttatatacatatgtgaaCTATATATCTTTTTCGATGTGTAgaacttttctttttcgccaatttcattgcattaTAGACACCTTGGAGTATCTTACGACGAAAGACATGACGCTTAAAAAGTCACTGAGTATTGTCTTATGCATgtatcattttaaaatatatctaaaatgtcgaaaattgcatgaaaaaatatactaaAGATAACgcatattaatgaaataaaaactatacaatattttattcattatatacgtacatgtatacgttatatatacatatacacatatactatacatatatatgtacatgtatatacacgtatacactGGAATCTCATATATCGCGCGCAAAAAAATAAGCTTTAAGTACATATTCCTTTAAGAGACGCTCAAGTCGATAAAAATTACGAGTACTAAATTTTGATACGAGTTATTTAAATGGATAATTCttgaaaatgaattttacaagaatcggtaaaaaaatgtattacacGTTGCACTAATATCAATAATGTAGCCTAGTAATAGGTTCATCCTATCCTATCAGGCAGTCGCTTGTCAGTCACTCATCTTCTCGTGCGTTCTTCCCGTtttctttctatatttctCCCGAGAGCTTGCATCTCGAAACTTATCGCACGAGATTCCAAAGATCAAGTCTTGTCTCAAAAAAAGTCGAATCGGTCCGTTCGTGGCACGGTTAGCATGTCATTCGAAAGTAAATGCCAACCACCCTCTTGCGCGGGGATATCTTCGTACCACGCGATTGTTATCACGCGGTACATTCCACGTCGTTGCGGATCACGTCTAATTGCTCGGGCTTAAATATTATCGCAACGTCCCCATTCAAGTTACACGATTTCCGCGAATAACCGTTCGCGGGTAATTGTTCGTCCAGCTTCTTGTCGCGGATGAAGGTTTTGTTGAGTGAATCGGCTGGCGGTGTCGTGGTCGCCGGAGGAGTCTCGGAAAGCCCGACCGGATAAATGAGCTCCTTCTTATCGCCGTTCGCCTGGATGAACAGTTGATGATTCTCGAATATCTTCCGTCCGACAGCGCCGCTGGTCTTCCTCGTGAACTTGGACCGATGCGGTAGCGCGTACCTTAATTTATCCCAGAACCAAGGATCGCCCCACTTGACGTAGGTGTTCATGCTCAAGTACGCCTTCAGTTCCGGGTCCAGATCGTCGGTAGGCCCGACGTCGCCGTACAGGATCAGTATCACTCTCGCCCGACCTTCGCTCAACGCCTGGCTATGGGCAGCTCGAAACTCCATTCTTCCCCAGACACTCTCCAAGAAGTTCGGCGACAGCACCACTATCGTTCGCCTGGAATCCTCCACGGATCTGGCGATATTCGCCGGTATCCACTCGCCCGCCTGCCAATCTCGATAATGAAGGCACAGTTTGAACGGCGCCGGTCCACCCTCCAATTTCGATACCAGCTCGTCCACCACGAAGTCGTGATCCTTGTGCGAATAGCTTACGAACGCGTCGTACAGTTTCTCCTTGTCCAGCTCTTCCTCCGTTACGAACCATAAGCACCATTGATGCGCGAACAGCCACACTTTAATCTGTCGTTGGTACTTGTAATAGAGCAGCCCGGAGGTGCCAACGAACAACCCCATAAGAGCGATCGCTACGCTGATGCCGATGACCGCTGCCGTGTCGAACGGACAGAAATCGCTCGGCGTCATTTTCGATATGGAATTGTTCTCGCCGCGACACGTGACTTTAAACAGATCGGGGATAGTCATGTATTTCGTTTGAATGTAACCCAAGAAATCCTTCGCGGCGCAATCGCACTCCCACGGGTTATCGTGTAGCGTCAGTCGAGTCAGATTTGTACAGGTTTTCAGGAATTCTAGCACGTCGGAGTGTATTCTTGACATGTTGTTGTTATGCAGCTCCAACACctgaaacatttatataaacgaTTTCGTTTTAAACCTGGATCGTGTCAAACTCGTTGAAACAAATTCATACGCTTTCTCGTTTCACTTTTGTTACCGTTACCGATACCGCAATCAGATACAAGATGCAAAATGTCGTGTGAAATTTACGCACCTCTATTGTGCTGGACAATGCATCCAAGAAGATTTCCGAGATGTTGTTGTGAGACAAACCAAGTTTCTTCACGCGTTCGAGTCCCAATCTTTTCAAATCCGGCATTCGCCTTAATCGGTTACCGTTGAAATTCAATTCGAGGTTCCAGGGATAGCCCGGCTTTTTTATGTCGCTTGGCACCTGGGTCAATTCTCTGTGAGTAAAGTCGAATATGAAGGTCTGGTCTACGGGCCTGAAGAAACAGTCGCAGTTTTCCGGGCACGCGATGTTAGGGCCCTCGTCTATCTTACACGTCAGTGTCCTGGATCGCAGGTCCGTGACGCGCATGTTCTTCAACCACGGTGGGCCCTGACACGTTAAATTTCGTGGTATTATGTGAAAATACTCTTGAACCTTGGGATGCATTTCGCCCTCGATGTAACGCAGAAAGTCGTACAAGTCGCAGTCGCAATTTATTGGATTATTATCCACCAGTATTATCACGTTGCGAGAATATTCCTGGTTCGCCGCTAGCTCTTCGGCATCATGTAAGGAAATGCGTCGTATTTTGTTATAAGTCAAATCTACTCTGATATTGCTCGACAGGAATTGCAGATCTGCACTCTGAAAGTAGATAAAGAAAGAGCGGCGTTCAGCCGGACGTCATCGTCTCGACGGATCACTTTATCCGCGTCACGATTACGAGTTACTTACGGTTATGAGAGATATGTTGTTATATTTGAGATCCAGTTGTCGGAGATTTGGATTGCTCACGACCCAATCgctgaatatttcggaaatGTTGTTGTTAGCCAGATACAATTCCTCCAACGATTCGCATTCGGCAAAGGGTGATTTTGCTCCGTATTCGTCTCGGTATTCGAGACCGTGGGTAGTTTGTAACGTTAGATGATTCTTCGACAGTCTGACAATCTTCAAACTCCTCTTCATAGAAACGAAACTCTGGTCAGAGATGCTCACTAGCTGATTTTCTTGCATGTTTAGTTCTTCCAGCGCGACCAATCCGTTAAACATGTTACTGAAACGTAAAGAAGGATCCTGTTGCATTATAACGCGTGTTACGCGAAGGGTATgacaaatttataaatgaatcgaaaattaaatagataagcaattattgggttgttcggaaagttatttcgttttttcaaggaaaaatgaaaggcggttttttcatatttagaataaattttattcagtgatgtattggccattttgttc
Proteins encoded in this window:
- the LOC105282302 gene encoding cation-independent mannose-6-phosphate receptor isoform X2 is translated as MSKFNGLSFLCCLSAIIASLPAPTSSASYCEVPESNISFVYNLTKLWSDERDIIIKHADETIRMQLCTSLKKKCNNRDGYAICLMRNDTEKGIGKFPPKINNTPGKISFIFTGDNCTPETKYTVQIIMQCDYNVEDNSHPELFPHRDEQCNLFMIWRTAFACAPRTRTNCTVTYNDLHFDLSPLTRSSENYAIRMGTDAKSPKIMLNVCQSVIRHGAVCPIKSGACLDDPQRSNRYSSLGEVRKPPFFRNGSLQIEYQDGALCTENITTPHVKTTIMFICDVEATESIPEYIGGREDCHYYLVWYTAAACSIESLRSYSSKTAGRCTVTNPVTNFTYNLQSLMNETSAVTNKNGMQYKLKVCGALTDNACKTNAGVCNPRNGTSLGQANTNLKWQQGGPYLNYTNGDLCGNGMRRYTIIAFFCGPEGSASFPVLMEERPCQTVIHWNTDLVCEKRIKCATDNDDEINLTPLIKSTNNYVVRANDVEFHINVCRPLVLTQGLTCAHGSAACKVSVTSQNEYINEVSLGFPEESPTLNKDLRTVLRYVNGSQCPEDPTRLISSNFTFVCANNNQGLPVYKHYVNCTYVFEWNTSIACGAVIGDWSSPCTIKDSFRSYEYDLSLLYKEQQVKNKQGKYGINICGGENYCTGSAVCHEGNGYGSLGSVIFDYSRHDVKLKYSNGSKCNNNSYTSEVRFICNESIGIGAPRLLLESQCSAEFEWHTEVICAKHANSHHVDREEPGSSSGIPKELSPSHGGTVAVVLLAVIAALAALIYFRNPGRRTCFRSWASICSFRRGDGRVQYCRVDTTEEARLLLDASDPTQCQTDSDDDLLHA
- the LOC105282302 gene encoding cation-independent mannose-6-phosphate receptor isoform X1; translated protein: MSKFNGLSFLCCLSAIIASLPAPTSSASYCEVPESNISFVYNLTKLWSDERDIIIKHADETIRMQLCTSLKKKCNNRDGYAICLMRNDTEKGIGKFPPKINNTPGKISFIFTGDNCTPETKYTVQIIMQCDYNVEDNSHPELFPHRDEQCNLFMIWRTAFACAPRTRTNCTVTYNDLHFDLSPLTRSSENYAIRMGTDAKSPKIMLNVCQSVIRHGAVCPIKSGACLDDPQRSNRYSSLGEVRKPPFFRNGSLQIEYQDGALCTENITTPHVKTTIMFICDVEATESIPEYIGGREDCHYYLVWYTAAACSIESLRSYSSKTAGRCTVTNPVTNFTYNLQSLMNETSAVTNKNGMQYKLKVCGALTDNACKTNAGVCNPRNGTSLGQANTNLKWQQGGPYLNYTNGDLCGNGMRRYTIIAFFCGPEGSASFPVLMEERPCQTVIHWNTDLVCEKRIKCATDNDDEINLTPLIKSTNNYVVRANDVEFHINVCRPLVLTQGLTCAHGSAACKVSVTSQNEYINEVSLGFPEESPTLNKDLRTVLRYVNGSQCPEDPTRLISSNFTFVCANNNQGLPVYKHYVNCTYVFEWNTSIACGAVIGDWSSPCTIKDSFRSYEYDLSLLYKEQQVHYVKNKQGKYGINICGGENYCTGSAVCHEGNGYGSLGSVIFDYSRHDVKLKYSNGSKCNNNSYTSEVRFICNESIGIGAPRLLLESQCSAEFEWHTEVICAKHANSHHVDREEPGSSSGIPKELSPSHGGTVAVVLLAVIAALAALIYFRNPGRRTCFRSWASICSFRRGDGRVQYCRVDTTEEARLLLDASDPTQCQTDSDDDLLHA
- the LOC105282302 gene encoding cation-independent mannose-6-phosphate receptor isoform X3; its protein translation is MIWRTAFACAPRTRTNCTVTYNDLHFDLSPLTRSSENYAIRMGTDAKSPKIMLNVCQSVIRHGAVCPIKSGACLDDPQRSNRYSSLGEVRKPPFFRNGSLQIEYQDGALCTENITTPHVKTTIMFICDVEATESIPEYIGGREDCHYYLVWYTAAACSIESLRSYSSKTAGRCTVTNPVTNFTYNLQSLMNETSAVTNKNGMQYKLKVCGALTDNACKTNAGVCNPRNGTSLGQANTNLKWQQGGPYLNYTNGDLCGNGMRRYTIIAFFCGPEGSASFPVLMEERPCQTVIHWNTDLVCEKRIKCATDNDDEINLTPLIKSTNNYVVRANDVEFHINVCRPLVLTQGLTCAHGSAACKVSVTSQNEYINEVSLGFPEESPTLNKDLRTVLRYVNGSQCPEDPTRLISSNFTFVCANNNQGLPVYKHYVNCTYVFEWNTSIACGAVIGDWSSPCTIKDSFRSYEYDLSLLYKEQQVHYVKNKQGKYGINICGGENYCTGSAVCHEGNGYGSLGSVIFDYSRHDVKLKYSNGSKCNNNSYTSEVRFICNESIGIGAPRLLLESQCSAEFEWHTEVICAKHANSHHVDREEPGSSSGIPKELSPSHGGTVAVVLLAVIAALAALIYFRNPGRRTCFRSWASICSFRRGDGRVQYCRVDTTEEARLLLDASDPTQCQTDSDDDLLHA